Proteins encoded together in one Amblyomma americanum isolate KBUSLIRL-KWMA chromosome 1, ASM5285725v1, whole genome shotgun sequence window:
- the LOC144127022 gene encoding protein argonaute-2-like has protein sequence MIKELILAFHRATRHKPERIIFYRDGVSAIRLACKELSPNETYEPAITFIVVQKRHHTRFMPANDRDGVGKCRNVPPGTTVDSVVTHPLDFDFFLCSHFGIQGTSRPAHYYVVWDDSMFSADDLQKLSFYLCHTYSRCARSVSIPAPVYYAHLAAFRAKHHIASKLETSGAVSQSSEGGGDTVLTTAQYVEAVKVLQELQASMYFV, from the exons atgatcaaAGAATTGATACTGGCTTTCCACCGCGCCACCAGGCACAAGCCCGAGCGGATCATCTTCTacagggacgga gtgagcgccatccggctggcgtgcaaggaactgtctcccaacgagacctacgagccagcaattactttcatcgtggtccagaagcggcatcacacgaggttcatgcccgccaacgaccgcgacggcgtgggcaagtgtcgcaacgtcccgccaggcacgaccgtagactcggtggtcacgcacccgctggacttcgacttcttcctctgcagccacttcggcatccag ggcaccagccggccggcccactactatgtcgtgtgggatgactccatgttcagcgcggacgacctgcagaagctcagcttctacctgtgccacacatactcccgatgtgcaaggagcgtgagcatcccggcccctgtgtactacgcgcacctggccgccttccgtgcaaaacaccacatcgccagcaagctggagacgtccggcgcggtcagccagtcgtctgagggcggcggtgacacagtgttgaccactgcccaatacgtggaggccgtcaaggtgctgcaggaactgcaggcctccatgtacttcgtgtaa